The Rhododendron vialii isolate Sample 1 chromosome 3a, ASM3025357v1 nucleotide sequence gctgaaatatatctcaatttcggtaactaactgtctagtataattgaaaatttttaacgggctatgaaagaaaatagagggctgcgaatagcagcgcccaaaaaaaaaagcattcgGAAAAAATTTTAGACAAGGAAAAAACTTGGGTAAATACCATTGTCACCCCCGGGTTTTCGTAAGTACTGTCCCCCTCCAGGTTTGGAAAATAATTCTTAACCCCCTAAAGTTTGGTGATGCATTTCAATTACATCTAATTCTTCGAAATATTTACACTGGATTGTGTTGGACCCGTCTTGAAATCCCACCCAAATTTATGAGACCAAAAATTTAACAGTCAATCAAGTCTTTACCAATATTTAACTGAGccaattttttacaagaattcttaaaaatatattttaaacaaattaattacGTTCGATCATTTATATGGGACTCTGACACAATCCAGTGAAGTAAATCGACCAAATCTTAGGGggttaaaaattattttcaaaccTCATGGTGCGTCGgttttgaatggttcggatttgagtgagaaacaagagagagagtgtgggtgAGAAGAGAGAGCGTTTCAACGTGAGccattcaatacacttttgaacgattTAAACGTGCCTGCTTGGATACCAAGTCAACCGGATAACATAGTACCCGCCCggcattgaaaatttttttCCGCCCCTACTGTCCTTGGAGAATCCAcgaagagaggaagagagagattcagcgaattagggtttgaatttttatttatttattttttttggagcgtCGGAATTTCGTTAGcgtttggtttttgtttctttctcttctccttaaATACTAAATTGTGACATCGTCAGCGATCGTTCTCTCTCAATCTGACCCAAGCTGCAGCTCACCGGAAAGGGTTTTCCCCCCTTGGTTTTAGCAGTCCGGTCAGAGTTCGACGGAGATTTCTAGTGAGTTTCCATTGTTTTAGTGAATTACTACAAAGCTACAATTGTCTCGAAGAATGATTGGCTGAGGTCATGAGATGGAAACGACAAGCCAATGTCGGCTCTGGTGGCCGATCGACCTCTCTACGGCTGAACCGAAATCTTCATTTCTGCTTTTCGGGTGGTTCATTTCGTCCTCCGACATTGTAGTGGCTTTTGCACGCGATCAGATTTCATTTTCTCCCGACCAATCTCGTCTTCAGGTATAAATTATTGTATTCTCCTAagtgttattattattattttttaggtaCATAAAATAGAAGTgatggtgtggtaccgtatctCCGACAAGATGTATTGTCCGTCACACTGCACTGTTACCCCACCGCACCTATTTCGGGACTGAAGCTAAGGTGATGTATGTTTAGCCCATAGGACTCAAACGTGGGCTTTGTCCAACCAAGTCCTAGTTTCCAACACTGAAGCAACCCCTCATTGGTTAGCAgtatcaaaattttgaatcctTCAATTTGGTCCCTTTTAGCTGAGCAGCTGTAGTTAAATCTGTATGTTGGTAACGGGACCGGCTCAGACAGTTTGTGGCCTAACGCGAACTTAGAAGAGGgcctaattttttcttttaggttCATATGATGGGCATTAAAAGTTTTTCTTTCGGGCTTATGTGCTGGGTACTCAAAATTGTTGGGCCTTAGCGTAGGGCCGTCCTGGCTGGTAATGTTCTAAGACCACACAATTGCTACTTGTATATGAAGAATGTGAAGTTCTAGAATTTGATTTTAgttgcaaaaaagaagaagcaagaaTTATGAATGGAATCGGTGTATGATTTTTTACCCTTGATATTATATTGGGTGGTGCTATATTATAGTTGTACTAATACATAAATTTTCTCGTAATTCTGTAGCATTTTCCATGgagaagacttttttttttgcagcaaaTTTAAGATTGTTTCCCCCCAAGAAATCTCAAGTTTGCATGTTGGTTTCCAGAGAGTTTGAAATGCTTAGGACTTTTCTACTGAAATTGAATTTAGTTCCTTGTGCATATTATTCTCATTGAAATGACATGCTAATGGTATTATACCTCTGCTTTAATGTTGTTTATAACCCAAGGGTCAAGTTCCAGCACCTATGGCAGAGGATCAATCGATTACAGTATGGTTTCAGAAAGATTCACCACTATCTAGTTAAGACTTAAGATATATATGCTTTTACTCTTAAGTATTGCCATATATAATGGGTCATGGATGTGATACATGGGCCGgacaaaaatagtattttgcCTCCCTGGCCATTGTATGACGTATTGCTACTTTGCGAGTTATTTGAGGGATTtagatttgttttgaatttctgtCATTTATGAGTCCATCTTCATGACAGGGGATCCTTCGTGAGACAAGTGAAAGCATGTCTGTGTCACTACAAGACAAATGCACGTTCTCCCTGCTTGGTCACTGTGCAGTAGATTGGAGCATAAATGGTCAACTGGTGGCTGCTGGAGTAGAAAAAGATGATCAAGTGAACTTCTCTCATGGTAATGGATGTACAGAAAGCTGTAGAAATATGTCAGGTGCAAAGTACGGACAATGGAGCTGTGGATGTTGCAAGCTTGACGGATTACACCATTGTAGTCTGGTTTCTGCTGAAGAAGATAATTGGATTGAGGTAGTTTCTGGTTCTCATGGACGAAGAGGTGGAAAATTCAACTGGATCCCCAAATTGCATCACATTCATAGGAAAGGGCAAACagtatccaattttgatttccACGTATGTAAGTCCCTCATGCACGCTGAATTTCTGTCATTTCTGGCAGTGTTTTAACTTGCTTGCCTAAACAATCTCAGGTAATTCTCTACGATATACCCATGTTTGGCAGCCACCATTTTTCAGTTGGGCTTCCGAGTTCTGAgcaagttaaaactcatttgaaGAAACCCAAGTGGGTGGGAGATCTTTATCGAAAGCAGCCACTCCTTGATTTGGTAACTTAATGTGCAAGATTTTTTATATTTGGATTGTTTCATGATTCTTATTTGCTGCTTGCATTATTCTATTGCAGGACACAGTGGTTATGGCAATTAACAGTGCTAATGCTGCCAAATTATGTTTTCGAAGACTTGCGGGTTCCACTAGTCCTACAACCCGGTTCCCCATCTTTGTCGTGTAAGCTCTTTTATACTCTGGTCTCTTCTTTTCCCCTTTAGTCTCTATTGGTTCGCAAGTTTTGATAATGGTTATTCTGGCTTTTCAGGTGTATTACCTTGACATGGAAATTATTGGCCGTGTCTATCGCTTCATTGTCCACTTTATTCTATCTCATTTTTAGGTTACTCCATGTCCTTCTGAGTTCTAGATCACAATCATTGATGTATCTCACATTGGAAAAGGTATTCAGCAATACATTGAGGAATATTGAAATCCGCCGTTCCCAAATGTTGTATTGGCCAATCCTCCTTAAAGAGAATGTTCTCAGGTAATATAAAGGTCATGGGCTTGTGGTTAATTTGACCGATGCACAAGCCTTCCTCTATCTGATAGGTATACTAGTCGTGCAATCGACATGTAGATGTGATAGTGATTTTGAGAAAAATTTGGACATCCCTAGGTGCTGATGATTTGTTCGATGCGGAGCATGACAATGTTGGGCAATATCTGCCATTTCCTAATTGACATAACCTGATAGCTTCTGTATTTTTATTCTTTAGTGTTGTTATTTTGTTCATGGCGTAATGCACACAGTTATTTGGAATTTATATGTGGTGTCTATGTCACCAGCGTCATGGACTCATAGTAGATTTAAAGAAATAGTTGCTTGTTGGGATTACAGTGCTTATAAACCAAACCTTGCTGATGAGTCATGGTTCCAGTTGTTCCTACAATTAGTAGGCCAATTTTCCATTTTAGCCACTTCAAAGGTTTTGTCCTTTCTTTACACAATgtttgttgaaaattttcatgaaaaaGCAACGAAGTTGGTGACCCCATCAATACTTTAGTATTCCATATAGCTGTGCAGTTGATTTCTGTACATATTTAAAGAttaagtttttctttctttcttggaaTTGGATCTCTTGATTACTTCCCTCACTCTTTTCGATTACATTGATTTGTAAGGTCTCAATCATGTGTGGACTATGCGGAGAAAGCTGCATTACATAAGCATTCCATGTGGTCAAGTGTAGCTGTCGATATTCTCTTGGGATACCTTTTTGGTATAGCATTATTCTTTCATTCAGACTGTGCTTGCCTTTGGGTTtcgaactctgccaacaacATTACAAACCATTTGTTGCGTAATGGTTGCGCATGGTTGATGGGAGTGCCTGCGGGTTTCAAGTTGAACACTGAGCTTGCAGGAGTTCTGGGGATGATTTCTCTCAATGCTATCCAAATTTGGTCTACTCTTTGGTTCTTTGTGGGTTtcctctttatttattttgttcaagGACTTGCCATAGCAGGGGTTCTTTTTGGCCTTACCACACCTGCTGCTCTGGTTATTGACATGATTTTACTTTcaatgttacacgtgtcaactCTTCATTGGTTGATCTCATATACCTACTCTCATCAGATACAAGCAATAGCAGCTTTATGGCGTCTTTTCAGGTATCGTTATGCTGATAGTCGTAAAATTATTTGGCAATTGCAAACAATTATTTCCTTTGATAAACATAATTGCAGGCAagctattttttcttcttcttcttaggtaaAACAGAGATATAAGGGAAGTTAATAATTTCTCCTTCGTGCTGCTATTTATTATGTTGCGGTAGGATTTGGGAACATATGAACATTTCTTCTGTCAGTCCGTGATATAACTGTATCTCCACATGCTTCAATTGTATTTGAACGGAAGATGCCTCATATTGAATAAGCAACTGAGGCTCAAAAAACAAGTTAGAAGCAACTTACATGTTTGGCTTATTCCATCGTGGCCCATAGTACGGACTACAGAAGATTTCAGGCACATTGCAGATAACACACAACAATGGCAAGGTATATGCCAGCTGTCAAGGCAATGAAATCTGTGCTATAAGCAGAAAACTATGCAAGGTTTATGCCAAGTGAATGAAATCTTTCAATGATGGATATTAAACAAAGTGACTTTTCTACGGTCCAATATGTTCTTTGAGTAAACTATGTTGCAAATGTATAGTTTTGTGGCTTCAATTCTTGTAATCCCTCACATGGCTATGAATTACTGGCAGGGGTCGAAAGGTGAATCCTCTTCGTCAGAGATATGATAGCTATGAGTATACCGTGGAGCAACACATAGTTGGTTCTCTTCTTTTCACGCCTCTCTTACTTCTGCTACCAACCACTTCGgttttctatattttcttcACCATATTGATGTGTGCCGTCAGCTGTGCCTGTCTAGCTATCGACATCCTTAGATCTATCATTCATGCTACACCTTACATCAAAATTTTTCTCTGGTTGGTGAGGCCGAGAAGATTTCCCTCTGGCATGTGGTTTGAAATCATCTCTTGTAGGAGTAATGCTGGTCCTATGGACGTTGGACGTTGTAGTGATGCTTCTACACCATCTGAAAAGTCATGGAAAAGAACAGATATATGCGGAAGTCGGTCCAATGTATTGGTTTCTATTCTTCAGAGCAACTTTTTGAATATAGGTAAGGCATTTACTCATTGAGCTACTATTCTTAGTCTGTTTTGCCACTGATGCTGTTCTAGGTCCACTACAGCAAGGCATGGCCATTCTTTATTTATGTCGACCATTACGCCTGACTCTATTTTGGTTTCTAGCACCATGAAACCTCTTGATTTTGAACTATCATAATATTTGGTAGGACGCTGCCAACTTTGTTCGTATGTGATGTGCCATTGGGGATGATCAGTGAAAATGCATAAATGCATGGGTAAATATGTATCTACAGGGGCACAATTTCCCCATTTACCTGGTTTAAGTTCTTACATCtgtgttttttatttgtaaaatcaTGTGTACGCATACATATTCGTAGGTTAATTTGTACAATCTTGTAGTAACTATTTGGAAAATATGTTGCAGGACAAATTGTCTGGCCTCATTATAGAAAAGTGTTTTCTGAAATTTCTGCCCCTTTTGTTGCCTCATCAGCATATGGAGTTCTCACCGGGAGAAGGTGGTCTTCTGTTCCATCTATATAAATCTGATAGCTCAGCagtttcactctctctctctctctctctctctctctctctctctctctctctctctcacacacacacacacacacacacacacagagacgcACACGCACACTCTTTCACATTTTTAACATTCCAGTTTTTAAACTTGTACAGTATTCCATCTACGTTGGGGTCTGGTCTACCTTCAACAATGCCATGGATGTCCATCCCATGGAAAGAGTACTGGCGTATTTGCTATGATGCAGTTCTTGGACGCGAGTCAGATCTTCACCGTGATTAATTTCTTCAAGCTGATACccattttgagtttttcttctcCCCGGCTATTTTTTGATTCTTAATTTGTAAATTCCTTTCATTGATAGTTGACGTGTAGGGATTGTTCTTCACATTTTGAGGTAGTGCAGTTTTTTTTCTAGCTACAGAGTGTACTTcgtgaatgtttttttttcttcatttatgaCAAAGATGATGACTATTGCTAAGGCCATTGTAAAATGGTTGTGAAGGTTTGGAATTCAAAATTAGAGCACAGAAATAGGAAAATCTCGAACACAAGAAGCAAGTGTCAAGTGGGATTGGTCCTTAGGGTTAGTTGAAGTACGCATAAGCTGAAGTACGCATAAGTTGGCCAGAACACCCgagttataaaaagaaaaaaagaagcagcggCATAATATTGCCGAGGTAGAGGTTTGTGTTTCAAACTTTCAACATAAGAACATGGTTTTTATCGTGGTGAAGTTCGAGTCGTGCTATTTCATCTTTGCATGACACAAGAAGTGGATTTCGCCCCTATGTCAATAATATCTTTAAACGAATTACATATCTTTAAAAATGGACGAACTAGAGTTTCAACCTTCACTTTTTTCGCTAGAAATGTTGTTCGATCAGGCTCTTTTACCAATATTCAATTGACTTGATTTGTTGTGTAGATGGGCACGAtcaataataaattttctttttttatctctcgTTACTTGTTATTTTTAAAagtctctctcaaaacccaaaccgaacagggCCAAAATGTGTATCATAATCTCAAAAATtaatgtttcaatttttcttggTCTAAAAGACgagtaaattttaaaaaattatatacaacGTGTATGATTTTGTCACGTTCTTTCACATATTTTATGGGTTTCATACATGACTTGTAGGGAAGACTGGCATTTCGATTGTTGCCTTCACTGTGTACATATGTGCTAGAGCCTTTGCCGGAATTCGTCAGGACGGATGGATTGTCCGAGCTCGAAGGCACGAGAGATTTTGAATAGAGAAAAGAACAATTGCCATAGCGGTGCCAAGCGGTCCATTCGGCTGCTCGTTTTAATACGGACGGCTTGAATCTAATTCGAGTGCATAAAAATCTCGACC carries:
- the LOC131318596 gene encoding uncharacterized protein LOC131318596 isoform X1, yielding METTSQCRLWWPIDLSTAEPKSSFLLFGWFISSSDIVVAFARDQISFSPDQSRLQGILRETSESMSVSLQDKCTFSLLGHCAVDWSINGQLVAAGVEKDDQVNFSHGNGCTESCRNMSGAKYGQWSCGCCKLDGLHHCSLVSAEEDNWIEVVSGSHGRRGGKFNWIPKLHHIHRKGQTVSNFDFHVILYDIPMFGSHHFSVGLPSSEQVKTHLKKPKWVGDLYRKQPLLDLDTVVMAINSANAAKLCFRRLAGSTSPTTRFPIFVVCITLTWKLLAVSIASLSTLFYLIFRLLHVLLSSRSQSLMYLTLEKVFSNTLRNIEIRRSQMLYWPILLKENVLRSQSCVDYAEKAALHKHSMWSSVAVDILLGYLFGIALFFHSDCACLWVSNSANNITNHLLRNGCAWLMGVPAGFKLNTELAGVLGMISLNAIQIWSTLWFFVGFLFIYFVQGLAIAGVLFGLTTPAALVIDMILLSMLHVSTLHWLISYTYSHQIQAIAALWRLFRGRKVNPLRQRYDSYEYTVEQHIVGSLLFTPLLLLLPTTSVFYIFFTILMCAVSCACLAIDILRSIIHATPYIKIFLWLVRPRRFPSGMWFEIISCRSNAGPMDVGRCSDASTPSEKSWKRTDICGSRSNVLVSILQSNFLNIGQIVWPHYRKVFSEISAPFVASSAYGVLTGRSIPSTLGSGLPSTMPWMSIPWKEYWRICYDAVLGRESDLHRD
- the LOC131318596 gene encoding uncharacterized protein LOC131318596 isoform X2, whose translation is MSVSLQDKCTFSLLGHCAVDWSINGQLVAAGVEKDDQVNFSHGNGCTESCRNMSGAKYGQWSCGCCKLDGLHHCSLVSAEEDNWIEVVSGSHGRRGGKFNWIPKLHHIHRKGQTVSNFDFHVILYDIPMFGSHHFSVGLPSSEQVKTHLKKPKWVGDLYRKQPLLDLDTVVMAINSANAAKLCFRRLAGSTSPTTRFPIFVVCITLTWKLLAVSIASLSTLFYLIFRLLHVLLSSRSQSLMYLTLEKVFSNTLRNIEIRRSQMLYWPILLKENVLRSQSCVDYAEKAALHKHSMWSSVAVDILLGYLFGIALFFHSDCACLWVSNSANNITNHLLRNGCAWLMGVPAGFKLNTELAGVLGMISLNAIQIWSTLWFFVGFLFIYFVQGLAIAGVLFGLTTPAALVIDMILLSMLHVSTLHWLISYTYSHQIQAIAALWRLFRGRKVNPLRQRYDSYEYTVEQHIVGSLLFTPLLLLLPTTSVFYIFFTILMCAVSCACLAIDILRSIIHATPYIKIFLWLVRPRRFPSGMWFEIISCRSNAGPMDVGRCSDASTPSEKSWKRTDICGSRSNVLVSILQSNFLNIGQIVWPHYRKVFSEISAPFVASSAYGVLTGRSIPSTLGSGLPSTMPWMSIPWKEYWRICYDAVLGRESDLHRD
- the LOC131318596 gene encoding N-acetylglucosaminyl-phosphatidylinositol biosynthetic protein gpi1 isoform X3, whose translation is MDEEVENSTGSPNCITFIGKGKQYPILISTYVILYDIPMFGSHHFSVGLPSSEQVKTHLKKPKWVGDLYRKQPLLDLDTVVMAINSANAAKLCFRRLAGSTSPTTRFPIFVVCITLTWKLLAVSIASLSTLFYLIFRLLHVLLSSRSQSLMYLTLEKVFSNTLRNIEIRRSQMLYWPILLKENVLRSQSCVDYAEKAALHKHSMWSSVAVDILLGYLFGIALFFHSDCACLWVSNSANNITNHLLRNGCAWLMGVPAGFKLNTELAGVLGMISLNAIQIWSTLWFFVGFLFIYFVQGLAIAGVLFGLTTPAALVIDMILLSMLHVSTLHWLISYTYSHQIQAIAALWRLFRGRKVNPLRQRYDSYEYTVEQHIVGSLLFTPLLLLLPTTSVFYIFFTILMCAVSCACLAIDILRSIIHATPYIKIFLWLVRPRRFPSGMWFEIISCRSNAGPMDVGRCSDASTPSEKSWKRTDICGSRSNVLVSILQSNFLNIGQIVWPHYRKVFSEISAPFVASSAYGVLTGRSIPSTLGSGLPSTMPWMSIPWKEYWRICYDAVLGRESDLHRD